A window from Rhizosphaericola mali encodes these proteins:
- a CDS encoding UxaA family hydrolase codes for MKNKVLQIAPKDNVLVALQDLKIGEEILFNGESYLIQEEIPPKHKFFMQDMQAGDEIFMYGVLVGKTQYFVPKGARMNTDNTKHAAEPFHYRASHYHWTPPDVSKYKDRTFNGYIREDGRVGTANYWLFVPTVFCENRNLDIIKEALYNELGYAVTEKYKSFTHQLVKAYNEHESLSAIENIDLSPTIERKNQRLFKNVDGIKFLNHQGGCGGTRQDAGTLGKLLAAYADHPNVAGITVLSLGCQNLQVADFKQYLTERNPNFNKPLYIFEQQTAKSEEELIKEAILKTFEGLIEINKMERQPASLDKLVIGVKCGGSDGFSGISANPSVGYTSDLVTALGGKILLAEFPELCGAEQNLIDRTVNKDSAEKFIHLMRTYNKAAENVGSGFYMNPSPGNIKDGLITDAIKSTGAAKKGGTSPVVDVLDYTEPATKPGLNLVCTPGNDVEATTGKTASGATLILFTTGLGTPTGNPICPVIKVSTNNALAQRMSDIIDINTGSVIDGDKTIEQMGEDILEYCIKAASGEVIPKAVLLNQDDFIPWKRGVSL; via the coding sequence CAAGATTTGAAAATTGGAGAAGAGATTCTTTTCAATGGGGAGTCTTATCTCATTCAAGAAGAAATTCCTCCAAAGCATAAGTTTTTCATGCAGGACATGCAAGCAGGTGACGAGATATTTATGTATGGTGTTTTGGTTGGAAAAACCCAATATTTTGTGCCGAAAGGCGCCAGAATGAATACAGACAATACCAAACACGCAGCAGAACCTTTTCACTATAGAGCATCACATTATCATTGGACGCCACCAGATGTTTCTAAATATAAAGACCGCACTTTCAACGGTTATATACGTGAAGATGGTCGTGTAGGGACAGCAAACTATTGGCTTTTTGTACCGACTGTTTTCTGTGAAAATCGCAATTTGGATATCATCAAAGAAGCGTTGTACAACGAATTGGGCTATGCTGTAACGGAAAAATACAAATCCTTTACGCATCAATTGGTTAAGGCTTATAACGAACACGAGTCCTTATCAGCCATTGAAAATATTGACCTATCTCCTACTATTGAACGCAAAAACCAACGTTTATTTAAGAATGTTGATGGCATCAAATTTTTGAACCATCAAGGTGGATGTGGCGGTACGCGCCAAGATGCGGGTACTTTGGGTAAATTATTGGCGGCTTACGCCGATCATCCAAATGTTGCGGGAATCACCGTTTTGAGTTTGGGTTGTCAAAATTTACAAGTGGCCGATTTTAAACAATATCTTACAGAGCGCAATCCAAATTTCAACAAACCACTTTATATATTCGAACAACAAACTGCCAAAAGCGAAGAAGAATTGATCAAAGAAGCCATCCTTAAAACATTCGAAGGTTTAATAGAAATCAATAAAATGGAACGTCAACCTGCAAGTTTGGATAAATTGGTTATTGGGGTAAAATGCGGAGGAAGTGATGGTTTCAGTGGCATTTCTGCGAATCCGTCTGTTGGTTATACTTCTGATCTTGTAACTGCACTCGGTGGAAAAATTTTGCTTGCAGAATTTCCGGAACTGTGTGGTGCCGAACAAAATCTAATCGATCGCACAGTCAATAAAGATTCAGCTGAAAAATTTATCCATTTGATGCGCACCTATAATAAAGCAGCGGAAAATGTAGGTTCGGGTTTTTACATGAATCCTTCTCCAGGTAATATAAAAGACGGCCTGATAACAGATGCGATTAAAAGTACTGGCGCGGCCAAAAAAGGTGGAACGTCTCCGGTTGTTGATGTATTGGACTATACAGAACCAGCTACTAAACCAGGACTCAACTTAGTTTGCACACCTGGAAATGATGTTGAAGCAACTACAGGAAAAACAGCAAGCGGAGCCACTTTAATTCTATTCACAACCGGATTAGGTACACCTACTGGAAATCCTATTTGCCCAGTTATAAAAGTTTCTACTAATAATGCATTGGCACAACGCATGTCGGACATCATTGACATCAATACAGGATCAGTCATCGATGGCGACAAGACTATAGAACAAATGGGAGAAGACATATTGGAATATTGTATCAAAGCAGCGAGTGGAGAAGTAATTCCTAAAGCTGTGTTGCTCAACCAAGACGATTTCATTCCATGGAAAAGAGGCGTTAGTTTATAA
- the uxaC gene encoding glucuronate isomerase, translating into MKAFLDDNFLLQNKTAEKLYHDYAKSLPIIDYHNHLIPDQVANNKQFDNITQVWLYGDHYKWRAMRTNGVSEKFITGNTTDFEKFEKWAETVPYTLRNPLYHWTHLELQRYFGITDLLSKKTAKSIYDESLAKLQTPEYAVHGLLNKMNVEVICTTDDPIDNLEYHQQFKSSPSVGFKMLPAFRPDKAMDSDNITVFNSYIDKLATVVNKEISDLQTYLDALKSRHDYFAENGCKVSDHGLNSIDAEDFTFEQVAAIFQKIRKGASIEAKESKIFKSAMLIWFAQWDHEKGWVQQYHLGALRNNNTRMLKQLGPDTGWDSIGDYSQAQALSKFLNKLDSEDKLAKTIIYNLNPADNEIIATMVGNFNDGSVAGKVQFGSAWWFLDQKDGMTKQINALSNMGLLSRMVGMLTDSRSFLSFPRHEYFRRLICNLFGEDVENGELPNDIEWIGKIVQDISYYNAKNYFNFSS; encoded by the coding sequence ATGAAAGCATTTTTAGACGACAATTTTTTATTGCAAAATAAAACAGCAGAAAAACTATACCATGACTATGCAAAGTCACTACCAATTATAGACTATCATAATCACTTAATACCCGATCAAGTTGCAAACAATAAACAGTTTGACAACATTACACAAGTTTGGCTATATGGCGATCATTATAAATGGAGGGCGATGCGTACAAATGGCGTATCCGAAAAATTTATCACAGGGAATACAACGGATTTCGAAAAATTTGAAAAGTGGGCAGAAACAGTTCCTTACACATTAAGAAATCCTTTGTATCATTGGACGCATTTGGAATTGCAACGTTATTTTGGCATTACGGATTTACTTTCTAAAAAAACAGCAAAATCCATTTATGATGAAAGTTTGGCCAAACTACAAACGCCTGAGTATGCTGTGCATGGACTTTTGAATAAAATGAATGTCGAAGTTATTTGTACAACGGATGATCCTATTGATAATTTGGAATATCATCAACAGTTCAAATCTAGTCCTAGCGTAGGTTTCAAAATGCTTCCTGCTTTTCGCCCAGACAAAGCAATGGACAGTGACAATATCACTGTTTTCAATAGTTATATTGACAAATTAGCAACTGTAGTAAATAAGGAAATCTCTGACTTACAAACATATTTAGATGCATTAAAATCACGTCATGATTATTTTGCAGAAAATGGTTGTAAAGTTTCGGATCATGGTTTGAATAGTATCGACGCAGAAGATTTCACATTCGAACAAGTGGCTGCTATTTTCCAAAAAATTAGAAAAGGAGCATCTATAGAAGCAAAGGAAAGTAAAATATTCAAATCTGCCATGTTGATTTGGTTTGCACAGTGGGACCACGAAAAAGGCTGGGTACAACAATATCACTTAGGAGCTTTACGCAACAACAATACGAGAATGTTGAAGCAATTAGGACCTGATACAGGCTGGGATTCTATTGGTGATTATTCTCAAGCGCAAGCATTGTCCAAATTCCTCAACAAATTAGATTCTGAAGATAAATTAGCCAAAACCATTATTTATAATCTCAACCCAGCAGATAACGAAATCATTGCCACAATGGTGGGCAATTTCAATGATGGTTCGGTGGCAGGAAAGGTACAATTTGGCTCAGCGTGGTGGTTTTTGGACCAAAAAGATGGCATGACTAAGCAGATCAATGCATTATCCAATATGGGATTGCTTAGTCGTATGGTGGGGATGTTAACAGACTCACGCAGTTTTCTTTCTTTTCCCAGACACGAGTATTTCAGACGATTGATCTGTAATCTATTCGGAGAAGATGTAGAAAATGGAGAACTTCCCAATGATATAGAATGGATTGGCAAAATAGTTCAAGATATTAGTTACTATAATGCTAAAAATTACTTTAATTTTAGTTCCTAA
- a CDS encoding sugar kinase, which yields MKKNKVLSFGELLLRIGLDAEGEWLESNTLPFYLGGAELNVATALALWDIPSAYLSVIPDNEMSHQIIKDLKKKKIDTSRMILDGERLGIYYLAKGKDLKNSGVIYDRANSSYANMQRNRIDWEKIFEDVSWFHFSAICPALNQNVADICLEAVKFASQKDIFISLDLNYRSKLWKYGKDPKEVMPKLAEYCNLIMGNIWAANQMLGTRLDDIFSNKNIYTQEQLLQQSAYTSKEIIDTFQKCTIIANTFRFDNKDGIHYYSSLYSKNELKVSANWEKEEVYNRVGSGDCFMAGLIYGYYNNLSEDDILAFATAAAVDKLDISGDATTSTVAQIKSKILNK from the coding sequence ATGAAAAAAAACAAAGTACTCAGTTTTGGCGAACTGCTGCTAAGAATCGGTCTTGATGCTGAAGGCGAATGGTTGGAGAGTAATACGCTTCCCTTTTACCTTGGCGGAGCTGAACTTAATGTAGCTACAGCATTGGCCTTATGGGATATACCCTCAGCTTATCTTTCTGTCATCCCAGACAACGAAATGAGCCATCAGATAATTAAAGATCTGAAAAAAAAGAAAATCGACACTTCAAGAATGATTTTGGATGGTGAGCGTCTTGGTATTTATTATTTGGCAAAAGGCAAAGATCTGAAAAATTCTGGAGTTATATACGACAGAGCTAATTCTTCCTATGCGAACATGCAAAGAAATAGGATCGATTGGGAAAAGATTTTTGAAGATGTCAGTTGGTTTCATTTCAGTGCCATATGTCCAGCATTAAATCAGAATGTAGCGGATATCTGTTTGGAAGCGGTAAAATTTGCGTCACAAAAAGACATTTTTATCTCGTTGGATCTAAACTATCGTTCCAAACTATGGAAATATGGAAAAGATCCTAAAGAAGTAATGCCGAAACTCGCTGAATATTGCAATTTAATCATGGGAAATATCTGGGCGGCAAATCAAATGTTAGGCACTAGATTGGACGATATTTTTTCCAATAAAAATATTTATACCCAAGAGCAGTTACTTCAGCAATCCGCATATACATCAAAAGAAATCATAGATACCTTTCAGAAATGTACGATTATCGCCAATACTTTTCGTTTTGACAATAAGGATGGAATCCATTATTATAGTTCGCTATACTCCAAGAACGAATTGAAAGTTTCTGCTAATTGGGAAAAAGAAGAAGTCTATAACAGAGTGGGAAGTGGAGACTGCTTTATGGCAGGACTGATCTATGGTTACTATAATAATTTATCCGAAGATGACATACTTGCCTTTGCAACAGCCGCGGCTGTGGATAAATTAGACATTTCGGGAGACGCTACAACATCAACCGTTGCACAAATAAAATCAAAAATATTAAATAAATAA